One Methanomicrobia archaeon DNA window includes the following coding sequences:
- a CDS encoding AAA family ATPase: protein MRTGKVIAVAGKGGTGKTAIAALLIRELLNAHADDEDVCILAVDADADSNLPDALGVAYDKTLGDIREDLLEAKQRDVILDLRSNFEGKIAAIIVEEAHYDLLVMGRPEGPGCYCAVNNLIRMVIDTLTKNYDYTVIDCEAGLEHLSRRTTRDVDVMLVVVDRTLKSLKTAVRLKQIAEEIDVDVKDLIIVANKIPEDAATNRTIRAEAKNQGLEIEEIIPFDPLITDYDAKGIPIVDLPADSLAVTAVRRLVAKLL, encoded by the coding sequence ATGAGAACGGGTAAGGTAATCGCGGTAGCTGGAAAGGGGGGAACGGGAAAGACAGCTATCGCCGCGCTCTTGATTCGGGAGCTATTGAACGCGCACGCGGACGACGAAGACGTTTGCATACTGGCTGTGGACGCGGACGCCGATTCTAACCTGCCCGACGCGCTCGGCGTAGCGTACGATAAAACCCTGGGGGATATACGGGAAGACTTGCTGGAGGCAAAGCAGCGGGACGTTATCTTAGACCTGCGCTCGAACTTCGAGGGCAAAATTGCGGCGATTATCGTGGAAGAGGCGCACTATGACCTGCTGGTTATGGGTCGCCCTGAAGGCCCGGGTTGCTATTGCGCCGTAAACAACCTTATACGGATGGTTATCGACACTCTGACGAAGAACTACGATTACACGGTAATTGACTGCGAGGCGGGTTTGGAGCATCTCAGCCGACGAACGACACGGGACGTCGATGTCATGCTCGTGGTGGTGGATAGGACGCTGAAGAGCCTGAAAACCGCGGTACGGCTGAAGCAGATCGCAGAGGAGATAGACGTGGACGTGAAGGATCTGATAATCGTCGCGAATAAGATACCCGAGGACGCTGCTACTAACAGAACGATACGAGCAGAAGCGAAGAATCAAGGCCTGGAAATCGAAGAAATTATACCCTTTGACCCGTTAATCACCGACTATGACGCTAAAGGGATTCCAATTGTGGATTTGCCCGCCGATTCGCTCGCGGTCACCGCAGTGAGGCGGCTCGTGGCGAAACTGCTATGA
- a CDS encoding 50S ribosomal protein L40e: MARFPEAEARLFHVKICMDCNARNAMRAKRCRKCNSDNLRLKSTHRGK; the protein is encoded by the coding sequence ATGGCACGATTTCCAGAAGCCGAGGCACGGCTCTTTCACGTGAAGATCTGTATGGACTGTAATGCACGGAACGCGATGAGAGCGAAGCGGTGCAGGAAATGCAACTCGGATAACTTGCGGCTGAAATCCACGCATCGGGGCAAATAA
- the asd gene encoding aspartate-semialdehyde dehydrogenase, producing MRKRKVGILGATGSVGQRFIQLLDGHPWFELGALFASERSAGKQYREVAKWFLPSDMPEAAAEMEVQAMDDVGASGNEDIAIMFSALPGEIASVVEKHCAQLGFAVATNVAVHRMEEDVPLVIPEINADHLALIETQKSKRGWDGFIITNPNCSTIVMTLSLKPLMRFGITSVRVATMQAISGAGYAGLSSMAILDNVIPYIGKEEGKMESEPLKILGTFDDSGIKDAPFTICASCHRVPVMDGHTEALWVNFAEPVSAAEVKKTFKNFTSDIKTPFAPEKPIIVREEPDRPQPRLDRDAGNGMSVSVGRIRAGNVDNEIKYIVQGHNTVRGAAGASILNAEVLVERGYI from the coding sequence ATGAGAAAACGAAAAGTGGGGATATTGGGTGCAACCGGAAGCGTAGGGCAGCGGTTCATACAGCTCCTGGACGGGCATCCGTGGTTTGAACTTGGAGCGCTCTTTGCCTCTGAGCGAAGCGCGGGTAAGCAGTACCGGGAGGTTGCGAAATGGTTCCTCCCTTCTGATATGCCAGAGGCTGCGGCAGAGATGGAAGTGCAAGCGATGGACGACGTTGGCGCGTCGGGGAACGAGGACATCGCGATCATGTTCTCCGCGCTGCCCGGGGAGATCGCAAGTGTGGTGGAGAAGCACTGTGCGCAGTTGGGATTCGCGGTTGCCACGAATGTCGCCGTGCATCGGATGGAGGAAGATGTGCCGCTGGTCATTCCGGAGATAAACGCGGATCATCTGGCATTGATCGAGACGCAGAAGTCGAAGCGGGGCTGGGATGGCTTTATCATCACCAATCCAAACTGCTCGACGATCGTGATGACCCTGAGTCTGAAGCCGTTGATGCGCTTTGGAATCACCTCGGTACGTGTCGCAACGATGCAAGCGATATCGGGTGCCGGGTACGCCGGTTTATCCTCGATGGCGATATTGGATAACGTGATACCGTACATAGGCAAGGAAGAAGGGAAGATGGAGAGCGAGCCCCTGAAGATTCTCGGTACGTTTGACGATTCTGGAATAAAAGACGCGCCGTTCACGATCTGCGCGTCCTGCCATCGCGTGCCGGTGATGGACGGCCATACCGAAGCGCTGTGGGTGAACTTCGCGGAGCCGGTGAGTGCCGCAGAGGTAAAAAAGACGTTTAAGAACTTCACAAGCGATATAAAAACACCGTTCGCACCAGAGAAGCCGATAATCGTACGAGAGGAGCCGGATAGGCCGCAGCCGAGGTTGGATCGCGATGCGGGCAACGGCATGAGCGTATCGGTAGGCCGGATACGAGCGGGGAACGTGGATAATGAGATTAAATATATCGTGCAGGGCCACAACACGGTACGTGGCGCGGCGGGTGCGTCCATACTGAACGCAGAAGTACTGGTGGAGCGCGGCTATATCTAA